One window of the Candidatus Jettenia sp. genome contains the following:
- a CDS encoding homoserine dehydrogenase, whose translation MRTFNVGIVGMGTVGTGVVKILLEKHSPLLEKLDCIPVLKGIADRNLDVRNRIDLPSDILFADDADILINDPDIHVIIELIGGLHPAKEIITKALEKGKDVVTANKMLLALHGLELFRKARQCGKSISFEASVGGGIPVIAALRDGFIANRIESIFGIVNGTTNYILTKMTKEHVKYSDALAEAQKMGYAEKDPSMDVDGIDSSHKLAILARIGFGVDFDYKDIYCEGISTMDLSDIWYAHELGYTLKLLAVAKRIKSAIELRVHPTLLPHDHPLSSVNGVFNAICVNGSAVGETMLYGKGAGQMPTASAVVADLVDVGLGRAGITFHAMKTFSGNCEHISIADIMQIKTRYYLRFSVVDKPGVLAKISGILGNYEISIASVIQHKIKENGNVPLVMMTHLAEEGNLQKALTEIKRLDIIKDSTKFLRVEE comes from the coding sequence ATGAGAACATTCAATGTCGGCATTGTAGGTATGGGTACCGTTGGGACAGGGGTTGTAAAGATCCTTTTAGAAAAACATTCTCCTCTCCTGGAAAAACTCGATTGTATTCCGGTATTAAAAGGTATTGCCGATCGTAATCTCGATGTAAGAAACAGAATAGATTTGCCATCGGATATTCTTTTTGCAGATGATGCGGATATACTGATAAACGATCCGGATATCCACGTCATTATAGAACTTATTGGGGGGTTACATCCTGCAAAAGAAATTATTACGAAAGCGCTTGAAAAAGGTAAGGATGTCGTAACTGCAAATAAAATGCTTTTGGCCCTTCATGGTTTGGAACTTTTTCGTAAGGCACGGCAGTGTGGCAAAAGTATTTCCTTTGAGGCTAGTGTAGGTGGAGGTATTCCCGTTATTGCAGCATTAAGAGACGGCTTTATTGCAAATAGGATAGAGTCTATTTTTGGTATTGTAAATGGCACTACCAATTATATCTTAACAAAGATGACCAAAGAGCATGTAAAATACAGCGATGCCCTTGCAGAGGCACAAAAGATGGGTTATGCAGAGAAAGATCCTTCTATGGACGTTGACGGTATAGACTCATCGCACAAGCTTGCTATTTTGGCAAGAATCGGCTTTGGTGTTGATTTTGATTATAAGGATATTTATTGTGAGGGTATCAGTACTATGGATCTCTCCGATATTTGGTATGCACACGAGTTGGGATACACCTTAAAACTTTTAGCGGTGGCAAAAAGGATAAAAAGCGCTATTGAATTACGTGTGCATCCAACACTCCTGCCACATGATCACCCGCTTTCCTCGGTAAACGGTGTCTTTAATGCTATCTGTGTCAATGGAAGTGCTGTGGGTGAAACTATGCTCTATGGTAAGGGAGCTGGTCAAATGCCTACTGCCAGTGCTGTGGTTGCAGACCTTGTGGATGTTGGACTTGGAAGAGCAGGCATAACATTTCATGCGATGAAGACCTTTTCTGGAAACTGTGAGCATATTTCCATAGCGGATATTATGCAAATCAAAACGCGCTATTATCTGAGATTCTCCGTTGTAGATAAGCCAGGGGTACTCGCAAAGATATCAGGTATTTTGGGAAATTATGAAATCAGTATTGCCTCAGTTATTCAGCATAAAATCAAAGAGAATGGCAATGTTCCTCTTGTGATGATGACCCATCTTGCAGAAGAGGGTAATTTGCAAAAAGCGCTTACAGAAATTAAGCGATTAGATATCATAAAAGATTCTACAAAATTTCTCCGCGTAGAGGAATAA
- the pyrB gene encoding aspartate carbamoyltransferase, translating into MVSFKQRDIISIRHFNKEELLYILDLAKQMERINYTDTLKDKILASLFFEPSTRTRLSFESAMQRLGGMVIGFADSGITSVAKGESLRDSVKIIEGYCDIIVLRHYLEGSAQLAADVVNIPVINAGDGANQHPTQTFLDLYTIQKTKGALEGLTIGFLGDLKYGRTVHSLAYALAYFGAEMFFISPPGLRMPRDSIDELKDRKVKCYENESLSGISKKLDVIYCTRIQKERFADPVEFEKVRGVYRLSKATLEELEIKKDLKILHPLPRVDEMDESLDKTNYAVYFHQARNGVPVRKAILSAVLGVIE; encoded by the coding sequence ATGGTAAGTTTTAAACAAAGAGATATTATCTCTATCCGTCATTTCAACAAAGAAGAGTTATTATACATCCTTGATTTAGCAAAACAAATGGAGCGGATAAACTATACAGATACCCTGAAAGATAAAATACTTGCTTCATTATTCTTTGAGCCTTCAACACGGACACGGCTCAGCTTTGAATCGGCTATGCAACGGCTCGGTGGAATGGTAATTGGCTTTGCAGATTCCGGTATTACATCAGTAGCTAAGGGTGAGTCGCTTCGTGACTCTGTAAAAATTATAGAGGGATATTGTGATATCATCGTTTTAAGGCACTACCTTGAAGGTTCTGCACAATTAGCGGCAGATGTTGTTAATATACCGGTGATTAATGCAGGAGATGGCGCTAACCAACACCCGACACAAACTTTCCTGGATCTCTATACAATCCAAAAAACAAAAGGGGCATTAGAAGGACTTACCATTGGATTTCTAGGCGATCTGAAATACGGAAGAACAGTACATTCTCTTGCCTATGCCCTCGCATACTTTGGCGCAGAAATGTTCTTCATCTCACCACCTGGTTTGAGAATGCCCAGAGATTCTATAGATGAACTTAAGGATAGAAAAGTAAAGTGCTACGAGAATGAATCATTATCAGGTATCAGCAAGAAACTCGATGTGATTTATTGTACAAGAATCCAAAAGGAACGGTTTGCAGATCCTGTTGAATTTGAAAAGGTTCGTGGTGTATACAGATTGAGCAAGGCGACGCTTGAAGAATTAGAAATTAAGAAAGATTTAAAGATATTACATCCTTTACCGCGCGTAGACGAAATGGATGAAAGTCTTGATAAGACTAATTACGCAGTCTATTTTCACCAGGCACGTAATGGTGTGCCTGTTAGAAAAGCTATACTCTCTGCTGTCTTGGGAGTTATTGAATGA
- the panC gene encoding pantoate--beta-alanine ligase has protein sequence MQVIKSIKDTKQKIKTIKDSHLTIGFVPTMGALHEGHLSLVRNAKKEHDEVVVSIFVNPLQFGKNEDLQHYPRTFDRDYELLSREGVNLVFYPDITEIYPDGFCTSVIIHDLEDKLCGKTRPGHFRGVAVVVLKLFHLIKPDSAYFGQKDFQQTVIIKRMIYDLNLDINVKILPTIRNTEGLALSSRNAYLTETEKKDALCLYQSLVKAQYMVTLGITDTEKIIQEMKKIIHTCESATIDYISIVNPETLEIAPEVRNGDVVALAIRIGRTRLIDNVILTF, from the coding sequence ATGCAGGTAATTAAATCAATAAAAGATACGAAACAAAAAATTAAAACCATCAAAGACAGCCACTTAACGATTGGTTTTGTTCCTACGATGGGAGCCTTGCATGAGGGGCATTTAAGTTTAGTAAGGAATGCCAAAAAAGAGCACGATGAAGTTGTGGTAAGTATTTTTGTAAATCCCTTACAATTCGGGAAAAATGAAGATCTCCAGCACTACCCGCGAACGTTTGACAGAGATTACGAACTGCTCTCAAGAGAAGGAGTAAATCTTGTGTTTTATCCAGATATAACAGAGATATATCCGGATGGGTTTTGTACCTCTGTTATTATTCATGATCTGGAGGATAAGCTCTGTGGCAAAACACGCCCAGGACATTTCAGAGGGGTTGCAGTAGTTGTGCTAAAACTCTTTCATCTTATCAAACCTGATTCTGCATATTTTGGGCAAAAAGACTTCCAGCAAACCGTTATTATCAAGAGAATGATTTATGATTTGAATTTAGATATTAACGTAAAGATTCTTCCAACAATAAGGAACACAGAGGGTTTAGCTTTAAGCTCCAGAAATGCTTATCTTACAGAAACAGAAAAAAAGGACGCTCTGTGTTTATACCAGTCGCTGGTAAAAGCACAATACATGGTAACCTTAGGTATTACAGATACTGAAAAAATTATACAGGAAATGAAAAAAATTATCCATACTTGTGAATCGGCAACGATTGATTATATTTCAATAGTTAATCCTGAAACCCTTGAGATAGCTCCGGAAGTACGTAATGGCGATGTTGTTGCTCTTGCAATAAGAATTGGAAGGACACGACTCATCGATAATGTAATCCTAACTTTCTAA
- the groL gene encoding chaperonin GroEL (60 kDa chaperone family; promotes refolding of misfolded polypeptides especially under stressful conditions; forms two stacked rings of heptamers to form a barrel-shaped 14mer; ends can be capped by GroES; misfolded proteins enter the barrel where they are refolded when GroES binds): protein MAAKQLIYNEDARKLLQKGIKQLADTVRVTMGPTGRNVILEKGFGAPSITKDGVTVAKEVELKNPFENMGAKMVCEVASKTSDIAGDGTTTATIFAEAIFNEGLKNVVAGANPMAIKRGIDKAVEVVVAELKKLSKPVKGRSEIAQVGTISANNDTSIGNLLADAMEKVGKDGVITVEEAKGIETTLTVVEGMQFDKGYLSPYFITDAQNMQVVLEDAYILLYEKKISSVKDLVPLLEKIASGGKPLLIISEDIEGEALATLVVNKLRGVLSCAAVKAPGFGDRRKAMLEDIAILTKGRAITEDLGLKLEGIGIEDLGRAKRITIDKDNTTIIEGAAKKADIQARINQIKNQIEQTTSNYDKEKLSERLAKLAGGVAVIHVGAATEAEMNEKKARVEDALHATRAAVEEGIVPGGGVAFIRTIPVLDEARKKLKDDEKVGADIIRKALESPLRQIAFNTGADGSVVVEEVKELSTTKGYDANTGKYVDMFETGIVDPAKVSRVALQNAASVAGLLLTTETMITELKEDEEEKVIEGSVY from the coding sequence ATGGCAGCAAAACAGTTAATTTACAATGAAGATGCCAGGAAGTTGCTCCAAAAAGGGATTAAACAGCTGGCAGATACTGTCCGAGTAACCATGGGTCCCACGGGAAGAAATGTGATTCTGGAAAAAGGATTTGGTGCACCTTCAATTACAAAAGACGGTGTAACGGTTGCTAAGGAAGTTGAGTTGAAAAATCCCTTTGAAAATATGGGGGCAAAGATGGTTTGTGAAGTTGCATCAAAGACCAGCGATATTGCCGGAGATGGCACCACTACAGCTACCATCTTTGCAGAAGCTATCTTTAATGAAGGATTAAAAAATGTAGTCGCTGGCGCAAATCCAATGGCAATAAAAAGAGGTATTGACAAGGCTGTAGAAGTTGTAGTTGCAGAGCTTAAGAAATTAAGTAAGCCGGTAAAAGGCCGTTCTGAAATTGCCCAGGTAGGAACGATCTCTGCTAACAACGATACCTCAATTGGAAATCTATTGGCTGATGCGATGGAAAAGGTTGGCAAGGATGGGGTTATCACCGTTGAAGAGGCTAAGGGAATTGAGACTACGCTAACGGTTGTGGAAGGAATGCAATTTGATAAAGGATATCTCTCTCCATACTTTATTACTGATGCGCAGAATATGCAGGTTGTTTTGGAAGACGCCTATATACTTCTTTATGAGAAAAAGATATCAAGCGTAAAGGATCTTGTCCCTTTATTGGAAAAGATTGCAAGTGGAGGGAAACCTTTGCTCATTATATCGGAAGATATAGAGGGTGAGGCATTGGCAACTTTGGTTGTTAATAAACTCCGAGGTGTGTTGAGTTGTGCGGCTGTAAAAGCTCCTGGTTTTGGCGATCGCAGAAAGGCGATGCTTGAGGATATTGCTATATTAACAAAAGGACGTGCTATTACAGAGGATCTAGGATTAAAGCTAGAGGGTATAGGAATCGAAGACCTTGGCCGTGCCAAACGGATTACCATCGATAAAGACAATACGACCATTATCGAAGGTGCAGCAAAGAAAGCCGATATACAGGCTAGAATTAATCAAATTAAAAATCAAATTGAGCAGACAACTTCCAATTACGATAAGGAAAAATTAAGCGAGAGACTCGCAAAATTGGCAGGCGGAGTAGCTGTTATTCATGTAGGTGCTGCAACTGAGGCTGAAATGAATGAGAAAAAGGCGCGTGTAGAAGATGCGCTCCATGCAACCCGTGCAGCTGTTGAAGAAGGGATCGTTCCCGGAGGAGGTGTGGCTTTTATCAGGACAATACCGGTACTTGATGAAGCACGTAAAAAACTCAAAGACGACGAAAAGGTTGGCGCAGATATCATTAGAAAAGCGCTCGAATCGCCATTACGTCAAATTGCCTTCAATACAGGTGCCGATGGTTCGGTAGTTGTTGAAGAGGTCAAAGAGCTATCGACTACTAAGGGATATGATGCCAATACAGGAAAATATGTTGATATGTTCGAGACAGGAATTGTGGACCCGGCAAAGGTATCGCGTGTTGCATTACAGAATGCTGCCAGTGTTGCCGGTTTGCTGTTGACTACGGAAACTATGATTACTGAACTCAAAGAGGATGAAGAAGAAAAGGTGATTGAAGGCAGTGTTTACTAA
- a CDS encoding zinc ribbon domain-containing protein, with amino-acid sequence MPTYDYRCSECDHSFELFQHITERPIRECPACGKPKAERVIGAGSAIIFKGSGFYQTDYRSDEYKSKAKKETESAKPEAKTSEKK; translated from the coding sequence ATGCCAACATATGATTATAGATGTAGTGAGTGTGATCATTCATTTGAGTTGTTTCAGCATATTACAGAAAGGCCAATAAGGGAATGTCCCGCTTGTGGAAAACCAAAAGCTGAAAGGGTAATAGGCGCGGGAAGTGCTATTATTTTTAAAGGATCGGGTTTTTATCAGACAGATTACCGAAGTGATGAGTATAAATCAAAAGCAAAAAAGGAGACAGAATCCGCAAAACCCGAAGCAAAAACTTCTGAAAAGAAATAA
- a CDS encoding DNA gyrase inhibitor YacG: MAKINCPNCKKELVYQKIKDLPYFPFCSERCKLIDLGAWLDESYRIEEPLNPEVLSRMGKKGEENG; encoded by the coding sequence ATGGCCAAAATTAATTGTCCTAATTGTAAAAAAGAACTAGTTTATCAAAAGATAAAGGACTTGCCTTATTTTCCTTTTTGTAGTGAACGGTGCAAGCTTATTGACCTTGGAGCATGGCTGGACGAAAGTTATCGTATTGAAGAACCATTGAATCCTGAAGTCTTGAGCCGAATGGGAAAAAAAGGAGAGGAAAATGGGTGA
- the der gene encoding ribosome biogenesis GTPase Der, translating into MIIPTVTIVGRPNVGKSSLLNCLAKRRISIVEPTSGVTRDRVSTEIQYNDYVFELVDTGGMGVKDIDGLTEDIELQIEIAIHKADIILFVVDAREGVTPLDIMVVEKLRRLNKKIILVANKVDTPKLEYLIADFNKLGLGEPISISALEGFGRSALLDRIVSLLPVSSQEAVPADSIIKLAIVGKRNAGKSTLINTLAKEKRMIVSEVAGTTRDSVDVRFETGGKQFLAIDTAGVRKKRQVKDSIEFYSMARAERSIRRADVVLFLIDATLKVSEVDKKLGDYIISESKPCIIVINKWDLVHGVETERFNNYIYKCLPGLSFAPIIFISAKDNKHVVEMVQLATELYEQTTTRISTSELNQALEKALSLHRPTRKKAKSPRIYYATQVSVAPPTFILFVNDPKLFDSDYERYLSNQLRSKLPFSEIPLKFHFRARTKTPLSHV; encoded by the coding sequence ATGATTATACCGACCGTTACTATTGTTGGCAGACCAAACGTAGGAAAATCTTCCTTACTGAACTGCCTCGCAAAACGTAGAATTTCGATTGTAGAACCTACAAGCGGTGTTACAAGAGACCGTGTTTCTACTGAGATTCAATACAACGATTATGTATTTGAGTTAGTGGATACGGGTGGGATGGGTGTAAAAGATATAGACGGTCTTACAGAAGATATAGAGCTCCAAATAGAAATTGCAATTCATAAAGCAGATATAATTTTATTTGTCGTGGATGCTCGTGAGGGTGTGACGCCTCTGGATATAATGGTTGTGGAAAAGCTACGGCGTTTAAATAAGAAGATAATCCTTGTTGCAAATAAAGTAGATACACCCAAGCTGGAGTACTTAATAGCAGATTTCAATAAATTGGGATTGGGTGAACCGATATCAATATCCGCCTTAGAGGGGTTTGGAAGGTCTGCATTATTGGACAGAATTGTTTCTCTATTACCAGTGTCATCTCAAGAAGCGGTTCCTGCCGACTCCATAATAAAACTTGCCATCGTTGGTAAACGAAATGCAGGAAAATCTACACTGATTAATACCTTAGCAAAAGAGAAACGGATGATTGTTAGTGAAGTAGCCGGTACTACACGGGATTCTGTCGATGTACGGTTTGAGACAGGCGGTAAACAATTCCTGGCTATTGACACGGCAGGTGTAAGGAAGAAGAGGCAGGTCAAAGATTCTATAGAGTTTTACAGTATGGCGCGTGCTGAGCGGTCTATTCGAAGGGCCGATGTGGTGCTCTTTCTTATTGATGCTACATTAAAAGTATCCGAGGTAGATAAAAAACTGGGAGATTATATTATCTCTGAGAGTAAACCTTGCATCATCGTGATTAATAAATGGGATTTAGTGCACGGTGTTGAAACAGAAAGGTTTAATAATTATATATACAAATGCTTGCCCGGACTCTCTTTTGCTCCTATCATTTTTATTAGCGCTAAAGATAACAAACATGTTGTAGAAATGGTACAGCTCGCCACAGAACTGTATGAACAAACCACTACCCGTATTTCAACTTCTGAATTAAATCAGGCGCTGGAAAAAGCTCTATCCTTGCATCGGCCAACACGCAAAAAAGCCAAATCACCAAGGATTTATTATGCTACTCAGGTAAGTGTTGCCCCTCCCACCTTTATTCTTTTTGTTAACGATCCAAAACTTTTTGATAGCGATTATGAGCGCTATCTCTCCAATCAGCTACGCAGCAAGCTTCCTTTCTCGGAGATCCCCCTAAAGTTCCATTTCCGTGCTAGGACAAAAACGCCGTTAAGCCATGTATAA
- the pyrI gene encoding aspartate carbamoyltransferase regulatory subunit, whose product MKHLDVSAIKDGSVIDHIDNKSTLKVADILNIQNEEQVVLVGMNLKSKLLGKKGIIKIGGKIIDQKEVNKIALIAPNATVNIIKDYEVVKKFKVAVPEVIEGIVKCFNPNCVSNYNNITPKLNVVNKNPIRLECHYCERIMSAKDILLI is encoded by the coding sequence ATGAAACATCTCGATGTCTCTGCTATTAAAGATGGATCGGTAATTGACCACATAGATAATAAAAGCACTCTCAAAGTTGCTGATATACTCAATATCCAGAACGAAGAACAGGTAGTACTTGTGGGAATGAATTTAAAGAGTAAACTTCTCGGCAAAAAGGGTATAATAAAAATAGGTGGAAAAATTATTGATCAAAAAGAGGTGAATAAGATTGCACTCATTGCGCCGAATGCAACGGTCAACATTATTAAGGATTATGAGGTTGTAAAAAAGTTTAAAGTAGCAGTCCCCGAGGTTATAGAAGGTATTGTTAAATGTTTTAATCCCAATTGTGTGAGTAATTATAATAATATAACTCCTAAACTGAATGTAGTAAATAAAAATCCTATACGATTAGAATGTCACTATTGTGAACGTATTATGAGTGCAAAAGACATTTTATTGATTTAA
- the groES gene encoding co-chaperone GroES, translating into MVSIKPLDDRVVIEPIEAEEKTQGGILLPDTAKEKPMRGKIVAVGEGRMLENGKRAELLVKKGDKVLYGKYAGTEVVVDGKEYLVMRESDILAKIE; encoded by the coding sequence ATGGTAAGTATCAAGCCATTAGATGATAGAGTAGTTATTGAACCTATAGAAGCTGAAGAAAAAACGCAGGGTGGTATTCTGTTGCCTGATACTGCAAAGGAAAAGCCTATGAGGGGTAAAATTGTGGCTGTGGGTGAAGGAAGGATGTTGGAGAATGGGAAAAGGGCTGAGCTTTTGGTAAAAAAGGGAGACAAGGTGCTTTACGGAAAGTATGCGGGGACCGAGGTTGTTGTTGACGGTAAGGAATATCTGGTTATGAGGGAAAGTGATATTTTGGCCAAGATTGAGTAA
- the dnaJ gene encoding molecular chaperone DnaJ produces the protein MEEDYYQVLGVDRSASGEDIKKAYRKIALKYHPDRNPENKEAEHIFKKAAEAYGVLGDPEKRRRYDQFGVDGLKGTESRGYSTFEDIFDAFGDIFGGGSIFEDFFGGGRGRGKAQRRGASLKCDIEVDFKDVATGIEKKIELTRREICDVCRGTGAREGTSPVNCPYCRGRGEVQQSQGFFTLRTTCPKCRGNGKIIESPCTKCGGSGRYPKKSVISIQIPAGVEDGMRLRLSGQGEPGENGASPGDLYCDIHIKPHPIFKRQGDDVLCEVPITFAQAALGCTIEVPTLTSNIIQVKIPKGTQNNEVVPLRGEGFPNLHGYGKGNLLVQVVIETPTKMTTRQEDLLREFAELEKKNVSPRQKKFFEKMKNFFE, from the coding sequence ATGGAAGAAGATTATTATCAAGTATTAGGTGTTGATAGAAGTGCAAGTGGAGAAGACATAAAGAAAGCATATCGTAAGATAGCTTTAAAATACCATCCGGATAGAAACCCGGAAAATAAAGAGGCTGAACATATATTTAAGAAGGCTGCTGAGGCCTATGGTGTACTAGGTGATCCTGAAAAAAGAAGGCGCTATGACCAGTTTGGAGTTGATGGCTTAAAGGGTACTGAGTCTCGCGGCTATAGTACTTTTGAAGATATTTTTGATGCTTTTGGGGATATTTTTGGTGGTGGAAGTATCTTTGAAGACTTCTTTGGTGGAGGAAGGGGTCGTGGAAAGGCTCAACGGCGAGGGGCAAGTCTAAAGTGTGATATTGAGGTTGATTTCAAGGATGTAGCTACAGGGATTGAAAAAAAGATTGAACTAACACGGAGAGAGATCTGTGATGTATGTCGGGGGACTGGCGCTCGGGAAGGAACCTCTCCGGTAAATTGCCCGTATTGTAGAGGCCGGGGAGAGGTTCAGCAATCGCAAGGTTTTTTCACCTTGCGCACTACGTGTCCGAAATGCCGGGGCAATGGCAAAATTATAGAATCGCCCTGTACTAAATGTGGTGGCTCTGGCCGTTATCCAAAAAAATCAGTTATTTCTATCCAGATTCCAGCCGGTGTAGAAGATGGTATGCGGCTGAGGTTATCAGGTCAGGGAGAGCCAGGAGAAAATGGAGCATCCCCTGGAGATTTATATTGCGACATACATATCAAACCACATCCTATCTTTAAGAGACAGGGAGATGACGTTCTTTGTGAGGTTCCTATTACTTTTGCGCAGGCAGCTTTAGGTTGTACGATTGAGGTGCCTACACTTACCAGTAATATTATTCAGGTAAAAATACCAAAAGGAACACAAAATAATGAGGTTGTTCCTCTTCGTGGGGAAGGGTTTCCTAATCTGCATGGATATGGAAAGGGTAACCTCCTGGTACAGGTAGTTATTGAAACGCCTACAAAGATGACTACCAGACAAGAGGATTTATTACGTGAATTTGCTGAATTAGAGAAAAAAAATGTTTCTCCCCGGCAAAAGAAATTTTTCGAAAAGATGAAGAATTTTTTTGAATAA
- the groL gene encoding chaperonin GroEL (60 kDa chaperone family; promotes refolding of misfolded polypeptides especially under stressful conditions; forms two stacked rings of heptamers to form a barrel-shaped 14mer; ends can be capped by GroES; misfolded proteins enter the barrel where they are refolded when GroES binds), producing the protein MAKQLAFNEEARAAIARGVTKLARAVKVTLGPRGRNAVLDKGYGSPTVTKDGVSVAEEIELKDPYENTGARLVREAASKTSDIAGDGTTTATVLTEAIFLEGLRCVASGADPMALNRGMQKALSKVVEKLKEMSKKIKNQTEVASIGSIAANNDAEIGKMIADAMDKVGKDGVITVEEGKGLETSVEVVEGMQFDRGYLSPHFVTNQDSMEVEFKDPYVLIYEDKISTIKGLVPLLEKIAKSGKPLFIIAEDVEGEALATLVVNKLRGTISCAAVKAPGYGDRRKSMLEDIAILTDGKAVFKDLGIQLENIDIRDLGRAKKITVDADNTTIVQGAGGSDAIAGRIKQIRNEIDATTSDYDREKLQERLAKLAGGVAQIFVGAATESEMKEKKARVEDALHATRAAVEEGILPGGGVALLRTAESLDDLKLEGDEAMGVDIVRNALAAPAKQIFKNAGLEGSVVVRKILESKDKAFGYDAEKEGYCNLLDAGVIDPTKVTRSALQNAVSIAGILLTTECVITDIPKKEEEKMPGGMGGGMRGMGGMGGMGGMGGMGMGM; encoded by the coding sequence ATGGCGAAGCAACTGGCCTTTAATGAAGAAGCAAGGGCCGCTATAGCTAGAGGCGTTACAAAACTTGCCAGAGCAGTTAAAGTTACTTTGGGCCCAAGGGGGAGGAACGCTGTATTGGATAAAGGATACGGCAGTCCTACGGTAACTAAAGACGGTGTATCCGTGGCCGAAGAGATTGAATTAAAAGATCCTTATGAAAATACAGGAGCTAGATTAGTACGGGAAGCTGCATCAAAGACAAGTGATATTGCAGGTGATGGTACCACTACAGCTACGGTTCTTACCGAGGCTATATTTCTGGAAGGTTTAAGGTGTGTAGCATCGGGTGCTGATCCCATGGCGCTAAATAGGGGGATGCAAAAGGCACTGAGTAAGGTTGTAGAAAAATTGAAAGAGATGAGCAAGAAGATCAAGAACCAGACAGAAGTTGCAAGTATTGGTTCTATTGCAGCAAATAATGATGCTGAAATTGGAAAGATGATTGCTGATGCAATGGATAAAGTTGGAAAAGATGGCGTTATTACAGTTGAGGAAGGAAAGGGTCTTGAAACGAGCGTAGAAGTGGTAGAAGGTATGCAGTTTGACCGGGGTTATCTTTCTCCTCATTTTGTTACGAACCAAGATTCCATGGAGGTTGAGTTTAAGGATCCTTACGTTTTGATTTATGAGGATAAAATATCTACTATTAAGGGATTGGTTCCATTATTAGAGAAGATTGCAAAGAGTGGGAAACCCCTTTTTATTATTGCAGAAGATGTAGAGGGAGAAGCATTAGCAACCTTGGTGGTTAACAAGCTCCGTGGTACCATTAGTTGTGCAGCAGTAAAGGCGCCCGGATACGGTGATCGGAGAAAATCGATGCTTGAAGATATTGCTATTCTTACAGATGGTAAGGCAGTATTTAAAGATTTGGGAATTCAGTTAGAAAATATCGATATTCGTGATTTAGGGCGAGCGAAGAAGATTACTGTTGATGCAGACAATACAACTATCGTTCAAGGCGCGGGCGGTTCAGATGCTATTGCAGGACGTATCAAGCAAATTCGTAATGAAATTGATGCTACGACATCAGATTATGATAGAGAAAAATTACAAGAAAGACTCGCAAAGCTTGCCGGAGGTGTTGCTCAGATTTTTGTCGGCGCTGCTACAGAGAGTGAGATGAAGGAAAAGAAGGCAAGGGTAGAGGATGCGTTGCATGCTACAAGGGCGGCAGTTGAAGAAGGCATTTTACCCGGCGGCGGTGTTGCATTGTTAAGAACGGCAGAGTCTCTGGATGATCTTAAGCTTGAGGGAGATGAGGCTATGGGGGTTGATATTGTAAGAAATGCCCTGGCTGCGCCTGCAAAGCAGATATTTAAGAATGCAGGTCTGGAAGGATCTGTAGTAGTCCGAAAGATATTAGAATCTAAAGATAAAGCATTTGGCTACGATGCAGAAAAGGAGGGGTACTGCAATTTACTTGACGCAGGTGTTATAGATCCGACCAAGGTTACGAGGAGCGCACTGCAGAATGCTGTAAGTATTGCAGGAATACTATTAACAACAGAATGTGTTATTACCGATATTCCTAAAAAGGAAGAAGAGAAGATGCCGGGAGGAATGGGCGGTGGTATGAGGGGAATGGGTGGTATGGGGGGCATGGGCGGTATGGGTGGTATGGGTATGGGAATGTAG